GAGCTCACGCTCGAGAAGGCCCGCGAACTCGTCGAGGCGCCCGTGATCGGCGACCGTGTCGTCGGCATCAACCCGGAGACCGGGAAAGAGGTCCTCGCGAAGGACGGCCGCTTCGGACCGTACGTCACCGAGCGCACTCCCGAGCCGGAGCCCACCGTGGACCCCGCGACGGGCGAGGTCCTGCCGGCCGCCGCCGGGGCGGAGCCCGAGGCCGCGACGACGACCACCGCGACGAAGACCACCGCGAAGTCGACGGCAGCCACGGGGACGAAGACGGCCGCGGCGAAGAAGACGACGAAGAAGGCGGCCGCCCCCAAGGAGCGCACCGCCTCGCTCTTCAAGTCGATGGACCCGCAGTCCGTCGACCTCGAGACCGCGCTCAAGCTCCTCGACCTGCCCCGGGTGGTGGGCAAGGACCCGGAGTCCGGCGACGAGATCACCGCACAGAACGGCCGCTACGGTCCGTACCTCAAGAAGGGCACCGACACCCGGACGCTCCCGAGCGAGGACGCGATCTTCGACGTGGACCTGCCCGGCGCGCTGGAGATCTTCGCCCAGCCGAAGTACGGCGCCAAGCGTGCCGCCAGCGCAGCGCTCAAGGAGTTCGACGCCGACCCGGTGTCCGGCAAGCCGATCAAGGTCAAGGACGGCCGCTTCGGTCCGTACGTGACCGACGGCGAGACGAACGCCACGATCCCGCGCGGCGAAGAGGTCGAGCAGGTCGACTTCGAGCGTGCCGTCCAGCTCCTGGCGGACAAGCGCGCCAAGGGCCCGGTCAAGAAGAAGGCACCGGCCCGCCGCGCCCCCGCGAAGAAGAAGTGACCGCAGCGGCAGCGGCACCGGACGACGTCTCCGGTGCCGCCCGCGGCTGGTTCATCACCCTCGAGGGCGGTGACGGCGCGGGCAAGACGACCCAGGCCGAGCGCCTCGAGCAGTGGCTCGGGGAGCACGGCCGGCACGTGGTCCGCACCCGCGAGCCCGGCGGGACGGAGCTCGGACAGAAGATCCGCGAGATCGTGCTGCACGAACGGGGCCACATCACACCCCGCGCGGAAGCGCTGCTCTACGCCGCCGACCGAGCGCACCACGTGGAGACCGTCGTCCGACCGGCCCTCGCTCGCGGATCGGTCGTCCTGCAGGACCGGTACATCGACTCGTCGGTGGCGTACCAGGGCGTCGGACGCGGCCTCGGTGCCGAGCAGATCCGCGGGGTGTCCGACTGGGCCGCCGAGGGGCAGACCCCGGACCTCACCGTCCTGCTCGACCTCGACGTGACCGTCGGACGTGCCCGTGTGGCAGCTGCCCGCGGCGACGTCTTCGACCGCCTCGAGTCCGAGGCCGAGACGTTCCACGAGACGGTGCGTCGGGCCTTCCTCGCGATGGCCGACGCCGAACCGACGCGGTTCCTCGTCGTCGACGCGGCGGAACCGGCCGACGTCGTGCAGGAGCGGATCCGCGCTGCCGTGTCGGGCCTCCTCGGGATCGCCTGATGACGCCGACGCCGACGCCGACGCCCATGCCGACGCCGCCGCCGCCGAAGCGGATGGCGACGCCGGGGCCGATGGCGTCGACGACGCCGGCCCCGTCGGTGGGGACTGGCAGGATCATCCCGTGAGCGTGTGGGAAGGCCTGACCGGGCAAGAGGAGTCCGTGGCGGCCCTGCGCGCCGCGGCGGAGTCGGTCGACGGCACCGGCGGGATGACGCACTCGTGGCTCATCACCGGCCCGCCCGGGTCCGGCCGGTCGAACGTGGCAGCGGCCTTCGCAGCAGCCCTCGTCGGGAACGGACCGGACGACGACCACACGCTCCGCCTCATCTCCGCAGGCACGCACCCCGACGTCGCCCGACTCACCACCCAGCGGGTCATCATCACGATCGACGAGATCCGGCAGCTCGTGACCTCGTCGCAGTTCTCGCCGTCCGTCGGCCGCTACCGCGTGATGATCGTCGAGGACGCCGACCGCATGACCGAGCGCACCTCGAACCTGCTGCTCAAGGCGCTCGAGGAGCCGCCGGAGCGCACGGTCTGGATCCTCTGCGCCCCGAGTGAGGCGGACCTGCTCCCGACGATCCGGTCGCGCGTCCGGTCGGTGCGCCTGCGGGTGCCCGGCATCGAATCCGTCGCCGACCTCATCGTCGCCCGCACCGGTGTCGACCGCGTCCTCGCGACCGACGCCGCACGACAGGCGCAGAGCCACATCGGGATGGCGCAGCGGCTGGCGACGAGCGAGGACGCGCGGGAACGCCGGCGTCGCACGCTGACCACGGTGCTGGCGATCCGCAGCGTGGGCGACGCCGTGAACGCGGCGGCGGCACTGCTCGCGGTGGCCGACGAGGACGCGAAGGCGATCACCCTCGAACGCGACGCGGAGGAACGCGACGCAGCCCTCCGCTCCCTCGGGGTGCAGCCGGGCGGAACGGTCCCGCCCGCGCTCCGGTCGCAGCTCCGCGCCCTCGAGGAAGACCAGAAGCGTCGGGCGACCCGGAGCCTCCGCGACGGGCTGGACCGCATCCTGGTGGACGTCTCCTCGCTCTACCGCGACCTGCTCCTGCTCGGCCTCGGTGCGCCGACCGAGCCGGTGAACCTCGCGATGCGGCACGAGCTCGAGCGCGCCCTGCCGTCCGTGCCGCCCGCCGCCGCGCTCGAGGTGCTCGACGCCATCAGCACGGCACGCCAGCGCATCGGTGCGAACGTCGCCGCGCTGCTCGCGCTCGAGGCCCTGCTCGTCACGGTGGCCCGCGCGGTCCGCTGACGAGCGACCCTCGGCCTGGTGGTCCCGCGTCTCCCCGCACGGGTTCTCATGCCGTCCGCGATGGCGCGCATGGGAGGATCGTGCGCATGACCGATGCCGAACCGGGCCTCCGCGAGCGGAAGCGCCGCGCCACCCGCCTCGCGATCCAGCAGGCAGCCCTGCGCGTCGCGATCGAGCACGGTCTGGCAGCGGTGACGGTCGACGAGGTCTCCCGGCGCGCGGACATCTCCCCACGGACCTTCTTCAACTACTTCCCGAGCAAGGAACAGGCGATCCTCGGGGACGACCCGACGCTGCCGCAGGGCGACGACGTCGAGGTGTTCGTCGCCGGCGGTCCGACGGGCGACCTGCTGTCGGACCTCGGCGCCCTGCTCGTGCACTCGGCGCGGGAGCTCATCGAGGAGCGCGGGCTGATCGGGGAGCGGCAGCGGGTGCTCCGTGCCAACCCCGAGCTGTTCAGCCGTCGGATGGCGTCGATGAAGGAGTTCCAGTCGGAGATCCAGGCGGTCGTCGAGCGGCGTCTCCGCCGCGAGGCAGGGCTCCCGGACGCACGCTCCGCAGGCGCGGCCCCCGGGCAGGGCCCCGGCGCGCAGCCCTCCGGGCATGGCCTCGACACGCAGTCCTCCGGGCCGGCGACCGCCCCGGCAGCCGACACGGTCCTCCGCCGTCGTGCGCGCCTCGCCGCCCTGGTCGGCCTCGCCGCGCTCCGCCACGCCTGGTGGGAGTGGTCCGAGTCGGACGCCGACGCACACCTCGTCGACGAGCTCGAGCGCTCCTTCGACGACCTCGGCGCGCTCGTTTCGCGCTCGCTCGTCTGATCCTGTACAGTTGCTTCTCGTGCCGCTCCGGTCTGACCGGAGCGTCCGCCGCCTTAGCTCAGTCGGTAGAGCGATTCACTCGTAATGAATAGGTCGTCGGTTCGATTCCGACAGGCGGCTCCACAGAACCCCCTCGGTCCCACGGGCCGAGGGGGTTCTCTCGTTCCCGGCCCCGCCAGCCCGTCATCGGCACGCGCGGCCGGGAGGCCCGTCACCGGCACGCGTGCACGCGCGCCTCCCACGGACGGAGCAGCGCCGGCACCGGCGGCGCCCCGAGGTTCCCGAGCACGAGGTCACCCGCACGTCCCGCGACATCCGCGGGCAACTCGAGGTCCTGCGCCGACAGGTTCGCGACGACGACCAGCGGCACCTCGGACGCCGCCGCCCCGTCCGGCAGCGCCCGGGTGAACGCCCACAGCGTCGGGTGCTCGGCCTCGAGCAGCGTGAACGACCCGAGCCGCACCGTCCGGGAGCGGTGCCGTAGGTCGATGAGTCGACGGTGGTGCTCGTACACGGACCGCTCCCCGGCCGCCCGGTCGGCGGCGACGGTCACCCGCGGCCAGCCCTGGCCCATCCCGATCCACGGTGTAGCGGTCGAGAACCCGCCAGCCGGCTCGGTGTCGTCCCAGGGGATCGGCGTGCGGGCGTTGTCGCGGCTGCGGAACGACAGGGCCTCCAGCGCCTCGGCGATCGGCATGCCCCGGCCGACGGCTCCGCGGAACCAGTTGAGCGACTCGACGTCGCGGTACTCGTCGAGCGAGGTGAACCCGGCGTTCACCATGCCGATCTCGTCGCCCTGGTAGACGTACGGGGTGCCGCGGTGCAGGTGCAGGACGGTGGCGAGCAGCGTCGCCGCCTCGTACCGGTACGCGAACGGATCGTCACCAGCACCAGCACCAGCACCAGCACTCGCACCCGCACCAGCCCCGAGCCCGCCCGGCCCGAACCGGGACACCGGACGCGGCTGGTCGTGGTTCGACAGGTACAGCGAGTTCCACCCGCGGTCCTCGAGCCCCGTCTGCCAGCGCGCCAACGAGTGCTTCAGCGTCGGCAGGTCCGTCGCCTGCCGGGTGAACTTCGACGAGGCCGCGTGGTCCAGCCCGACGTGCTCGAACTGGAACACCATGTCCAGCTCGTGCCGGTCGGGGTCGGTGAACAGGGCGGCGTCCTCGACGGTCACGCCCGGCATCTCACCGACGGTGAGCAGCGCGTCCCGGCCGGCGAACACCCGCTCGTGCATCTCCTGCAGGTGGTCGTGGATCCGGGGTTGCATCACGTAGGCGTCGCTGTCGCCGGACAGGGCGTCGGCGTCCTTCGCGATGTGGTTGATGACGTCCATCCGGAAGCCGTCCACGCCGCGGTCGAGCCAGCGGTTCATCATGTCGTACACGGCGGCGCGCAGGTCCGGGTTGTTCCAGTTCAGGTCGGGCTGCTGCGGCGTGAACATGTGCAGGTAGTACTGCCGGGTGCCGGGGTCCCACGACCACGCCGGACCGCCGAACGCCGCACGCCAGCCGTTCGGCTCGTGTCCGTCGACCGGGTCGCGCCAGATGTACCAGTCGTGCTTCGGGCAGGTGGGGGACTGCAGCGCGGCGCGGAACCACGGGTGCTGGTCGCTGGAGTGATTGACGACGAGGTCCATGACGAGCCGCATGCCCCGCCGGTGCACCTCGACCAGGAGGGCGTCGAACTCGTCGATCGTCCCGAAGAGCGGGTCGATGTCCTCGTAGTCGGAGATGTCGTAGCCGTTGTCGGCCTGCGGTGACCGGTACACGGGGGAGAGCCACACGACGTCGACGCCGAGGTCGGCGATGTGGTCGAGGTGCTTCCGCAGCCCGGCGAGGTCGCCCACGCCGTCCCCGTCCCCGTCGGCGAAGCTCCGCGGGTAGACCTGGTAGACGACGGCTCCCGTCCACCACGGTTCCGGTTCGGTCACGGCGCCTCCTCGCGTCCGGAGCGCGCCGCGGCGCGCTCACCACCACCTGACGGACGGGAGGCCCGCCACACGTCCGGTGTCGCGCCTCCAGACCGTCGCCTGGTCACCCGGAGGCTACGCCGACGGTCCTGACGACGGCTCAACGCGGGCGGTGCCGCCACCGGCGGGGTCGCCTGGTAGACAGATGACATGGCCGTTCGATGGGGAGTGCTCGGGACCGGTGGCATCGCCCGGTCCTTCGTCACCGACTGCAGTGCCGCGGGGGTGGAGTTCACCGCGGTCGGGTCGCGCACCGGGGAGAGCGCCCGCGCCTTCGCCGCCGAGCACGGGATCGCCCGCGCCCACGGCGACTACCGCTCGCTCGTGGCCGACGACGAGGTGGACGCGGTGTACGTCGCGACGCCGCACTCCCGGCACGCCGAGGACGCCCTGCTCGCGATCGAGGCCGGCAAGCACGTCCTGGTCGAGAAGGCCTTCACGATCACGGCCGCCGAGGCGCGACGGGTCCGCGACGCCGCCCGCGACCGGGGCGTCCTGGTCGTCGAGGCGATGTGGACCCGCTTCCTGCCGCAGACGGCGATGATGCGCCGGGTCCTGGCCGAGGGACGGATCGGCACCCCGCGACTCGTCGAGGCCACGCACCACCAGGCGCTCCCGACCGACCCGCGACACCGACTCAACGACCCCGCGCTCGGCGGCGGGGCGCTGCTCGACCTCGGCGTCTACCCGGTGTCGTTCGCGGTCGACGTGCTCGGGGTCCCGACCTCGCTCGTCGCCGCCGGCACGCTGAGCGACCAGGGTGTCGACACGCAGATGGGCATCGTCATGACGCACGAGGGTGGTGCCCAGTCGACGGTGCACTTCGCGCTCGACGTGCGGAGCCCGAACAGCGCGTCGATCATCGGCACCGAGGGGCGCATCGACGTCGACCCGACCTGGTACACGCCGACGACCTGGCGCATCCGCGACGCCGACGGTGTCACGGTCGAGGAGTTCGACGGCCGCGAGGACCTGGCCGGCTACGCGCACGAGGCCCGCGCGTTCGAGGCGGCGGTCACCGCGTCCGGCGCCGTGGGCGCGTCCGGCGGTGCGGACGGGGCCGACGGCGGCGGGCGGATGCCGGCCGAGATCGCCGACGGCGCGACGTGCGGGATCGACCACACGATCGCGGTGATGACGGTCATGGATGAGGCTCGACGACAGGTCGGCGTGCGGTACCCGGCGGACGACGCGGTCTGACCGGCTCGCCCGTTCCGGCGGTCCGGACCCGGCCCGTCCGCGCGGTCCCGTTCCGCCCGCGCCCACCCAGTCCCGCCCTGGAGGCCCGGCCGCGCGTCTCGTAGGATCGTCGCGATGTCCGATCAGTCCCCCCAGCCGTCCGCCGGCGGTCCCGTCCGCCGCTCCGTCGCGGCGGTCCGTGCCTCCGCCAACCGCCGACCGGTGCCCTGGGCGATCGGCGGCCTCGTCGCCGTCCTCGTCGTCGGCTCCGGCGGTGCGGTCGCCGTCGGCGCGGTGACGCCGGACCAGCCGGGTGCGACCGTGGCGGCCACCGCCTCCCGGACGCCCACCGCCAGCCCGACCGCCGGGCCCACGCCCACGGCGACCCGGTCGGCCACCGCCACCGCGGAGCCGACGGCGACCCCCACGCCGACGCCGACCGCCACCGCCGCGGCCCGCACCTGCTCGATCGCCGGCGCCGCGTCGGCGAGCGGCCTCGGTCGGTTCGAGGGGTACGTGATGAACGCCTCGACCGGCGAGGAGCTCTTCTCCCGCGACGGCGGCACCCCCGCGCAGACCGGCAGCGTCATGAAGACCCTCACGAGTGCGACGGCGCTCGCGGTGCTCGGCGGCGGGTACACGATCCCCACCACGGTCACGAACGAGGGCGGCGGCACGATCGCCCTCGTCGGCCACGGGGACGCCACCCTCTCCGCGGGCCGGGGGAGCGTCTACGCGGGCGCCCCGACGCTCCCGCAGCTCGCGCAGCAGGTGAAGGCGCGCCTCGGCGACAGCCCCGTCACCACGATCGTCGCCGACGGCACGTGGTGGACCGAGGCCGATGCCTGGCACCCGACCTGGCCGGTCAGCGAGCGGACGATCGGGTACCAGCCCGAGGTCACCGCCCTCATGGTCGACGGCGACCGGGCGAACCCCGCCGCCGCCACCTCACCCCGGTCCGAGGACCCGATCGGCCGCGCCGGGGAGGCCTTCCGGACCGCCCTCGTCGACGCCGGGGTCGTCGGGGCCGCGACGGCGCCGATCGCGAAGCGGGCGACGACCTCGCAGGACGCCATCGCCACCGTGCGCTCGCAGCCGGTGTCGACGCTCATCGGCCAGATGATCCCGAACTCGGACAACACCCTCGCCGAGATGCTCGCGCGCATCGCGTCGAAGGAGTCGGGCGGGGGCGGGACGGCTGCCTCGCTCACCGGC
The sequence above is drawn from the Curtobacterium sp. L6-1 genome and encodes:
- a CDS encoding Gfo/Idh/MocA family protein, producing the protein MAVRWGVLGTGGIARSFVTDCSAAGVEFTAVGSRTGESARAFAAEHGIARAHGDYRSLVADDEVDAVYVATPHSRHAEDALLAIEAGKHVLVEKAFTITAAEARRVRDAARDRGVLVVEAMWTRFLPQTAMMRRVLAEGRIGTPRLVEATHHQALPTDPRHRLNDPALGGGALLDLGVYPVSFAVDVLGVPTSLVAAGTLSDQGVDTQMGIVMTHEGGAQSTVHFALDVRSPNSASIIGTEGRIDVDPTWYTPTTWRIRDADGVTVEEFDGREDLAGYAHEARAFEAAVTASGAVGASGGADGADGGGRMPAEIADGATCGIDHTIAVMTVMDEARRQVGVRYPADDAV
- a CDS encoding DNA polymerase III subunit delta' — translated: MSVWEGLTGQEESVAALRAAAESVDGTGGMTHSWLITGPPGSGRSNVAAAFAAALVGNGPDDDHTLRLISAGTHPDVARLTTQRVIITIDEIRQLVTSSQFSPSVGRYRVMIVEDADRMTERTSNLLLKALEEPPERTVWILCAPSEADLLPTIRSRVRSVRLRVPGIESVADLIVARTGVDRVLATDAARQAQSHIGMAQRLATSEDARERRRRTLTTVLAIRSVGDAVNAAAALLAVADEDAKAITLERDAEERDAALRSLGVQPGGTVPPALRSQLRALEEDQKRRATRSLRDGLDRILVDVSSLYRDLLLLGLGAPTEPVNLAMRHELERALPSVPPAAALEVLDAISTARQRIGANVAALLALEALLVTVARAVR
- the tmk gene encoding dTMP kinase — protein: MTAAAAAPDDVSGAARGWFITLEGGDGAGKTTQAERLEQWLGEHGRHVVRTREPGGTELGQKIREIVLHERGHITPRAEALLYAADRAHHVETVVRPALARGSVVLQDRYIDSSVAYQGVGRGLGAEQIRGVSDWAAEGQTPDLTVLLDLDVTVGRARVAAARGDVFDRLESEAETFHETVRRAFLAMADAEPTRFLVVDAAEPADVVQERIRAAVSGLLGIA
- the dacB gene encoding D-alanyl-D-alanine carboxypeptidase/D-alanyl-D-alanine endopeptidase encodes the protein MSDQSPQPSAGGPVRRSVAAVRASANRRPVPWAIGGLVAVLVVGSGGAVAVGAVTPDQPGATVAATASRTPTASPTAGPTPTATRSATATAEPTATPTPTPTATAAARTCSIAGAASASGLGRFEGYVMNASTGEELFSRDGGTPAQTGSVMKTLTSATALAVLGGGYTIPTTVTNEGGGTIALVGHGDATLSAGRGSVYAGAPTLPQLAQQVKARLGDSPVTTIVADGTWWTEADAWHPTWPVSERTIGYQPEVTALMVDGDRANPAAATSPRSEDPIGRAGEAFRTALVDAGVVGAATAPIAKRATTSQDAIATVRSQPVSTLIGQMIPNSDNTLAEMLARIASKESGGGGTAASLTGVYQSALRGYGVDPSGTTIIDGSGESAANAVSPSFVAHLMVPVTTGAKGLGTLAQVLPVSGVSGTLSSRFTGANAVARGKVHAKTGWIDSANTLGGYIDAADGTKLTFAFYAIGSPRAAALPALDAVTAAAYRCGGSLSGS
- a CDS encoding glycoside hydrolase family 13 protein, yielding MTEPEPWWTGAVVYQVYPRSFADGDGDGVGDLAGLRKHLDHIADLGVDVVWLSPVYRSPQADNGYDISDYEDIDPLFGTIDEFDALLVEVHRRGMRLVMDLVVNHSSDQHPWFRAALQSPTCPKHDWYIWRDPVDGHEPNGWRAAFGGPAWSWDPGTRQYYLHMFTPQQPDLNWNNPDLRAAVYDMMNRWLDRGVDGFRMDVINHIAKDADALSGDSDAYVMQPRIHDHLQEMHERVFAGRDALLTVGEMPGVTVEDAALFTDPDRHELDMVFQFEHVGLDHAASSKFTRQATDLPTLKHSLARWQTGLEDRGWNSLYLSNHDQPRPVSRFGPGGLGAGAGASAGAGAGAGDDPFAYRYEAATLLATVLHLHRGTPYVYQGDEIGMVNAGFTSLDEYRDVESLNWFRGAVGRGMPIAEALEALSFRSRDNARTPIPWDDTEPAGGFSTATPWIGMGQGWPRVTVAADRAAGERSVYEHHRRLIDLRHRSRTVRLGSFTLLEAEHPTLWAFTRALPDGAAASEVPLVVVANLSAQDLELPADVAGRAGDLVLGNLGAPPVPALLRPWEARVHACR
- a CDS encoding TetR/AcrR family transcriptional regulator, whose protein sequence is MTDAEPGLRERKRRATRLAIQQAALRVAIEHGLAAVTVDEVSRRADISPRTFFNYFPSKEQAILGDDPTLPQGDDVEVFVAGGPTGDLLSDLGALLVHSARELIEERGLIGERQRVLRANPELFSRRMASMKEFQSEIQAVVERRLRREAGLPDARSAGAAPGQGPGAQPSGHGLDTQSSGPATAPAADTVLRRRARLAALVGLAALRHAWWEWSESDADAHLVDELERSFDDLGALVSRSLV